Genomic segment of Harmonia axyridis chromosome 6, icHarAxyr1.1, whole genome shotgun sequence:
TACAGATACTCAAGTGAacattgatgacacaaatttAACATCAGTATTTAATAAAAGTGTACCATTGTGGGAGTCGCCAAATTCTATTGATAGTAAATCCACACATGACACACTTGAAAATAGTAATCAAGACATTTTGAAGCCTAGAAATGAGTTTGTTAATTCctatcaatcaaaaaaaaacaattatcatTTCGTTCCCCCACCCAGTGTGGAGAGCAAAAAGAAGGAACTTTGTTCATATCTAAAATTGATGAATCGTGGTTATAAAAAAGAAGTGTTTTCTTCAAGATGTAGAAGATCTACCAGAGTTCagaacttggaaaaaaaaaagaagatataTTCCAATCATCGATGTAATGATGAAGTGTGTagtgaaaaatcaacaaaaacgaATAAAAGTAGACTGAGTGATAAAGTTGAATCTATTGCATTACAATCATTTGAAGACCTTAATATGATAGTTGATGTATCAAAATACCCCTCATTACAGGAggatattgataaaaaaaggttcaattttATTATGCCACCAGAAACAGTTTTGAAGGAGTTTGTTGATTTTAAAAATTGGATAGAACCATTTGTTGAtgatcaaaataatcaaaatggctcatttgataaaaatcatattAGTAATTCAAATAATCATGACTCAACAGTCATTACAgataacaatgaaaaaattgaaatttccgaAATAACTCAAATTGGTAAGAGGAAAAGAGAATTCGATAAATTCcggaagaaaattaaaaaaagagtAATTTCAAGTGAGGATACTCATAATAATAGTAAAAAAGATGAGAGTAATGATAAAATGGGACAACAAATAGTGTAttctaaaacaaataaaaaaatccatGATTCTATGTCAATAACTAAGAATAGTAATAATTGTATAGTTTTAttacataatgaaattttagtACATAGGGATGAAGaggatttcaaagaaaatttggcaaatattgaagaaaaacaaaatattgatgaCTCGGAGTCAGAGGAAACTGAAAATATAAAGATAAGAATAGACTATGAATCGACACATCTTAATGATGAAGAAATGAAGTATCACAATACCTCATCAAGTGGAAATAGCATAATGTCTTATCAAACGCTATACTTTAAAGGCTTCCAAAGAGAAGACAGAGAGAAAAGTGAATTAATGCTATCTTATTTCAATTTCTCTACAAACTGTATTCATTGTGTACCTgacaataaagaaaatagaaatTACATATGCCGTatatatttgaaagaaaatgaaaaaaatggtatttGTTCAActgaaaatcaaataaacagaaatgatataaatatcaaaGATACAATAGAAATTCGGTCGAAGAGTGATTCTACATCTGATGCATATTCTAGTGCAGAATCTGAAGATAGTTCCACTAGTGATTCTACTTCAATATCAACGCCTAACTGTGAAATAATCAGTCCCAGTCAAATAACTAAAAGACTTCTTGAAGTTAAACCCTTTTGTGAAAGATCAGATATCCAATCTCTACATAATCTATTGAATAGACCAGTTAAGAAAGTCTCAAGTTCGATTGTATTGAATTCTGTTCATGACTGGGATTCAGATAATAGCATGaatggaaaacagaaatttGAGAGCAGTAAAAATAATTCCCATTTTATTTCCTTTAACAAGGAAAATGGTTCAATTCTGAATGCTGTTTATGTAGATTTTCATTTAATACTTATTCAggaattttctgtttcaatgtGGAATCAAACTGCATTGGGAAATGTGTTAGGTAAGTTAGATCAATCCTTTCTTTCTATTTCGAACATAAATATTGcgtttaatataataataaaataataaaggtTTGTTGTTCATCAAACTCATATAATACAGCTTGAATTTAATGTCTACCCTGAAACTTCACGAGTATGTATTAAATGTTCAAAGTTTAAAACAAGAAATCACAGTTATTAATTTAAATcacttcaaacaataattttaaatatatttctttagtACTTTAGGTAGTtagataatttaattttaatattcattCAGTATAACTaagtttttgataattcatattTTACTTGATATGTTCTACTTCATATTTAACttgatttatattttcataaattatttcaagacGCTGAAGGACTTTGTTGATGTCTTTTTGACTTTGTTAATgaggaaatattatttttttaggtGCACAAAATTTATGGATATTTAATGGTGATACCAAAAAATTGATACTAAATAAGGAATGCATAAGGAAAAAATCATTGGAAATGACAGTATCAACAGATGATTGTGTTGCTTATTTTGAGCTTTGGACCAAAGAACATAAATCAGACTTTCGACAGGGGCCAGTGGCTGATATTTTCGTAATAGTTTATTTTTGGctacaaaaatctaataaaattgataaaaaggTTCATCAGTTGGAAAATATCAAAGGGTGAGTAAATGAAAGAAAGAATAAGCTCTTATACAGGAATAGTGAGTCGATGATGAgtttcatgaattcttcttaaatttctttcagtattcaTAAATGAGCACtaatattgataaaataatttaataatttctaaaccttgttgaagcgtgtatttttccatgatcaaatgacataacctacttaacacaaatgacatgaaaatggtcaaaaaaaatacacagtgttgccattataaacattttaaa
This window contains:
- the LOC123682342 gene encoding putative histone-lysine N-methyltransferase 1; amino-acid sequence: MNSNSTPVSVTSDEVDNFRRSLLQLQTPSAIERVVDWMGINDNSLSFKDSETKNLDNLGTFYRCDYKSNNTDTQVNIDDTNLTSVFNKSVPLWESPNSIDSKSTHDTLENSNQDILKPRNEFVNSYQSKKNNYHFVPPPSVESKKKELCSYLKLMNRGYKKEVFSSRCRRSTRVQNLEKKKKIYSNHRCNDEVCSEKSTKTNKSRLSDKVESIALQSFEDLNMIVDVSKYPSLQEDIDKKRFNFIMPPETVLKEFVDFKNWIEPFVDDQNNQNGSFDKNHISNSNNHDSTVITDNNEKIEISEITQIGKRKREFDKFRKKIKKRVISSEDTHNNSKKDESNDKMGQQIVYSKTNKKIHDSMSITKNSNNCIVLLHNEILVHRDEEDFKENLANIEEKQNIDDSESEETENIKIRIDYESTHLNDEEMKYHNTSSSGNSIMSYQTLYFKGFQREDREKSELMLSYFNFSTNCIHCVPDNKENRNYICRIYLKENEKNGICSTENQINRNDINIKDTIEIRSKSDSTSDAYSSAESEDSSTSDSTSISTPNCEIISPSQITKRLLEVKPFCERSDIQSLHNLLNRPVKKVSSSIVLNSVHDWDSDNSMNGKQKFESSKNNSHFISFNKENGSILNAVYVDFHLILIQEFSVSMWNQTALGNVLGAQNLWIFNGDTKKLILNKECIRKKSLEMTVSTDDCVAYFELWTKEHKSDFRQGPVADIFVIVYFWLQKSNKIDKKVHQLENIKGFSDDVQYVVLKPSLNIIVSWHSVIQDVKITQVHVYTLASDFQKIVNVRAMSRVEHYVSSLHNIEDCEELLMGCGENAITLWNIEHGYIVSTIKLNDIKLSLSTLWAKCDRGILFILQQCVDKELRLIAINGRSQSWKKLKSYKPPEGLERIQNVYIENGVLISFYEEGVVCWKAQTTEQIMEENHETDMKYFSSGKYVIMTTEKTAFIRHALTHLLTAD